The nucleotide sequence AAAATCAGACACGATAATATTGTTAACTTTTCCGGGTATTGTATATCGGGTTTGGATCGGATTTTAATATATGAGTTTGTAGAAAAAGGGAGTCTCGACCAATGGCTGTATGACACATCATCTTATGATAATGACACGTCAGCATTGCGGGTACCATTATCTTGGAGAAACCGCATAAATATTATTTTAGGGGTTGCAAAAGGGCTAGCCTATATGCATAATTTGGATGTACCAATTATTCATAGAGATATTAAAGCTAGTAATGTTTTATTAGATGCGAACTATGAAGCCCATATTGCGGATTTCGGGTTGGCTCGAAGGGTTGATAGCGACCATTCCCATGTTTCGACTCAAGTAGCCGGGACAATGGGTTACATGCCACCCGAGTATATTAATGGTGCAACTTTGGCTACTGTTATGGGTGATGTGTATAGTTTTGGTATACTAATGTTTGAGATCGCGACATCAAGGCGTCCAAACTTGCCGTTGAAGGGAGATGATGGGAAAGAAATTCGGCTGGTTCAATGGGCAACGAATTTGGTGTGTAAGAATCGAGAAATGGAAATGGTTGATGCCCGTTTATCGAAACAAGAACTAAAAGAGAGCCATGTTGTCGACTTCTTCAAAATCGCTACATTTTGTACCACCGAAAGACCTAAATTACGCCCGAGTATGAATGAAGTTGTCAcattattgaatcaaattcaagatgaAGTTACAAGTTAGTGAACTGTGTTCTTTATTTACACTACTATATTTTTGGACATTTTAGTTGTGAATTCATTATGAAAGGATGTATGCAACAGGGATGCCTATGCTGTAATTCTGTAAATAATAGTATTCCTAGAAAAATGCCAATTCAAACTTAAGAAATATCAGTATGTTTCATAGTTTTCTGTATAGTATACGAGCACCTAAAGACTggctttttttttaaatttcaaaagtaataCTAAAAGTTACTCCGTATTTGTTTGTGGAAATACATTAGAGATGAATGATTGTAGTGAGACTTGAGTATTGAGCACttactttaaataatattattttcgtCCCAACTTAAATGTTTTACGTAGTATTAGTTTTTCACTTGAGTTGTTATATCTAGAGAAGacgattatgtacatatatatatatcggtTGATTCGGTTCGGTCCAAAACCATGATCTTTTCGGGTATGACCCGGACcggaccgaaactcgaaataatcAAAATATATGGACCAAGGACCGGACCAAACCTTCTCGGGTATTTCGGTTTCGGTTCGGTTCCTCCTCGGTCCTCGGTTTTTTTTTGTTCTACCCGAACCATGAACACCCCTAAGTGAAATGTCACTTTAAATGTTAAAAAAAGTAAAGTTAATTTTTATCTTTAGAAGTTTAAGTTTATTTTGAGACAAACTATAATAAAATAGAGCGTGGACAATAATTTTGATAACTTGCACCTTTATGCTCTGCAAACAACCAATTTGACAACTTGCACCTTTATGCTCGGCAAACAAACAAGGATATATGTAAGTTAAAGCAAAGTGGCTACTATGGTCACAATTGAGAATACAAGTGCTCGTGATTTAAGTGGCCTTTAGTCTTGCAAAAGGCCCGGTGGGCTTCACTTGTCCAGTAATCATATACTTGGATTAGAGTTTAAATAGTGTTTGCATTTACGGGAAATTGGTCAAAACGCCAGCATGTTTAAATTGCCATCAAATTacggtaattaaaaaaaaaaaaaaaaaaatctaatcaCGCATCACGCATGATGCGAGTAACTTTGTGCATGATGCATAGTAACCGAGCATCGTTGCTGGTTATACTAGTATACCACCCAACACACATCACACATTAAACACCACCCACACCGCGTGCTGGTTCGTGCGTGGTGCATGTTGCACATGATATGATCGGATATTCAGGATATGTTTTTCTGACATTTTTATGATTTTTGTCGATTATCAAGATGTTAAAATGCAAAACTTGGTTCCCGAATCTCACATTTTTCTTACTTTTGTCGATTAATAACACGTTAAAAGTCAAAATTGGAATCTCGAATCTCACATCCACCGACTTAATTATTAAACCTGCATGAATACCATCAtcgccaccaacaacaacatcaatatACAGATTTCAcaacaccaccaacatcatcaacaccacCAGCAAACCAATCACCGCCATCATTTATGGCCATTACCACACCGTTCACCACCACCATCACATCCACCAACATCAATACAGATTTGGGCTCTATACcaacatcaccaacaacaacaacattatcacCACCACCACATCATCGTTCATTGCCATTACCACACCAATCACCGCATCCAACAACATCATCACCACAAGGGATGACAATCGATGTTTCATCTAATGGATATTCATCAGATCCAATCCATTTACAATGATCATAGATGATCTAAATGGACATATAATGGATATAGATTATCTAAATATTTTGTGGATCGGATATAGATGACAATTTATCATTcacggatatatccattaccacctggaaatatgtgatgccccgtactaaatcatcatgtacggaccatcaacaacaggatcattacaaggttaagtactatatgcgatttcaaaagaagtttgcattcatataaatagtgatgtcataaccaacatcgaatgttttacaacccaaaagcatgcttcactaagtagaagcaaataataattgtaataaagtttgtatgcaaaagtaaacgttcatgcgggacatctctaaagcagcgggttgtctacagcaagactagtacaacagcggaagcaaccttaagcacttgagaaaaacatgcttaaaaacgtcaacacaaaggttggtgagctatagtttaagtataacagtaatgtaagtaggccacgagatttcagtgctacaacgagcgtttcaaaatagtaatccatatcagtatgtttaagtatatgctcaaccgtgggcactcggtaactaacttaacgtttaaataatatatcaccccctgaaagtacacttggcaagtgcgtatgtttacgaagtattaaacactcgttaaatgctagcgctactagcccgagtggggatgtcaaaccctatggatccatatctaagattcgcgttcacggttcaaaaaccgatgattaaacgttaccgagctaaagggaatgtttatgccgttgtataacccacacatatataagtttaagtactcgtgcctagtatgtaaaacataaaatccgcatgtattctcagttcccaaaataagttaaagtaaaaagggaatgctataactcacagtgataaaagcggtaaagtcggtaatgaaagtacgcaagtagtaagtcggtccgaaaggtcgtcaacaagcaatactagaaaggaaagaaagaaagaacaagtgtgtg is from Rutidosis leptorrhynchoides isolate AG116_Rl617_1_P2 chromosome 10, CSIRO_AGI_Rlap_v1, whole genome shotgun sequence and encodes:
- the LOC139872563 gene encoding leucine-rich repeat receptor protein kinase EMS1, with protein sequence MAINSTYQTIFAAIASFIFITLIFSFIYLICKTIKKRRHDPEARHRTRPIRSAPNLANSTSFISIAESQLFDPSLIRIDMSDLVSATRNFSPDLIVGDGSFGLVYKANLPSGVTVAVKKLDPDAFQGYREFKAEMETLGKIRHDNIVNFSGYCISGLDRILIYEFVEKGSLDQWLYDTSSYDNDTSALRVPLSWRNRINIILGVAKGLAYMHNLDVPIIHRDIKASNVLLDANYEAHIADFGLARRVDSDHSHVSTQVAGTMGYMPPEYINGATLATVMGDVYSFGILMFEIATSRRPNLPLKGDDGKEIRLVQWATNLVCKNREMEMVDARLSKQELKESHVVDFFKIATFCTTERPKLRPSMNEVVTLLNQIQDEVTS